In a genomic window of Allomeiothermus silvanus DSM 9946:
- a CDS encoding tetratricopeptide repeat protein — translation MRGAWRMVGGAVLLVGLGAGVWSARVHPPLSEPTQPLVVVQTKAAERYPYRSPVFSAFVADSYREVPLRVEPFYAWWEGAYVRHPNVWLEGHAALITAMEARRKELAAARGEAKTRLELETARWLHKLVKTLIPKFSLERGFEFVYTVERGERQCLLQSVLIAGMLQKMGLDAGVVMVWKNPQGQVSNNGHAVTVLRLPGGRDVLVDASDPEPFIRHQGLFVYDPAGRSYRFVEPVYSQDFITAYRLREGSQRVNPDQLRPLSALFLRSQFYYYRGERAPGGFMGPSNPTGLAASARFLEQAIHYDPYNPLPVYVLGHVYAKEGKKEAARKQYLQGYRLYRAFGYVPSGPQAAYNRAVLGP, via the coding sequence ATGCGGGGTGCTTGGCGAATGGTCGGTGGGGCGGTGCTGCTGGTGGGGTTGGGGGCGGGGGTCTGGTCGGCCCGCGTGCACCCTCCTTTATCTGAGCCTACTCAGCCGTTAGTGGTTGTTCAAACCAAGGCTGCTGAGCGCTATCCATACCGCTCGCCGGTCTTTAGCGCGTTCGTGGCGGATTCTTATCGGGAGGTTCCTCTTCGCGTGGAGCCGTTCTACGCTTGGTGGGAAGGGGCCTATGTAAGGCATCCCAACGTCTGGCTGGAGGGGCATGCAGCCCTTATCACGGCCATGGAGGCCCGTAGGAAGGAACTGGCCGCAGCCCGGGGCGAGGCCAAGACCCGGCTCGAGCTAGAAACCGCCCGGTGGTTGCACAAGCTGGTCAAGACCCTGATTCCTAAGTTCAGCCTCGAGCGGGGCTTTGAGTTTGTGTATACCGTGGAGCGGGGAGAGCGTCAGTGCTTGCTGCAATCGGTGCTGATCGCCGGGATGCTGCAAAAGATGGGCTTGGATGCAGGGGTAGTGATGGTTTGGAAGAATCCCCAAGGCCAGGTGAGCAACAACGGCCATGCGGTCACCGTGCTGCGCTTGCCGGGTGGGCGCGATGTGCTGGTGGATGCCTCCGACCCCGAGCCTTTTATCCGCCACCAGGGCCTGTTCGTCTACGACCCCGCGGGTCGAAGTTACCGCTTCGTCGAGCCAGTCTATTCCCAGGACTTCATCACCGCTTACCGGTTGCGTGAGGGCAGCCAGCGGGTGAACCCAGACCAACTTCGTCCGCTCAGTGCCCTCTTTTTGCGCTCGCAGTTCTATTACTACCGAGGTGAGCGGGCTCCCGGTGGGTTTATGGGCCCCTCCAACCCCACGGGCTTAGCGGCCTCGGCCCGCTTCCTCGAGCAGGCCATTCACTACGATCCATATAACCCCCTTCCGGTCTACGTGCTGGGGCACGTCTACGCCAAAGAGGGCAAAAAGGAAGCTGCCCGCAAGCAGTATCTCCAGGGGTACCGGCTCTATAGGGCCTTCGGCTACGTTCCATCCGGCCCCCAGGCGGCCTACAACCGGGCTGTACTGGGCCCCTGA
- the lon gene encoding endopeptidase La, with product MSERSENKTLPSTLPICPVRGSVIYPTMVMPIDAGRPISIKAIDAALAQERVILIVSQRDKDLETPGPQDLYEVGTACNILRMRKNPDGSVQMLVQAFARARLTQVVQQDGYLLAQAEIIPESVGNAIEVKALFREVREKFQAVLKEGRYLSPEVTQFVLNLEDPSQLADYIAFHMDFRLEDKQKILETASASERLKQVLVLLDAELELIETQKRIQQQVKEEIDKNQREYFLREQMKAIQKELHGEEGEEEVEEYRERIAALSLPEAVKGEVERELNRFARMHPDSAEASVIRTYLDWIVNLPWNTRTEDHVDLKQAKEILEEDHYGLEKVKDRVLEYLAVRKLKLERAKRGEIPEEEVAKGPILLFVGPPGVGKTSIAKSIAKSLGRKYVRISLGGVRDESDIRGHRRTYIGAMPGRIIQALRQAGSKNPVLLLDEVDKLGVSYQGDPASALLELLDPAQNKEFTDHYLGVPFDMSETLFICTANFPENIPGPLMDRMELIEFTSYIEQEKLEIAKRYLLPRQMLENGLKENQVVITEAALSRLITHYTREAGVRNLEREIGSLLRKAARTILETGKKRVRITEGDLEKYLGPARFMPESEAREPQVGVATGMYYSPVGGDIMFIEATVMPGKGNLVLTGQLGDVMKESARAALTYAKKNAQRFGIPLERFDNSDIHIHVPAGAVPKEGPSAGIAITTALVSALADVPVRHDVAMTGEITLTGRVLPIGGVKEKVLGARRAGIRQVILPKQNQSDLIDVPAYLRQNLTFHFAENLDQALDWALVGGLKGLEARSAPKPGKPKVSRKPKTPPAARA from the coding sequence ATGAGCGAACGAAGCGAGAACAAAACCCTTCCATCCACGCTGCCTATCTGTCCAGTGCGGGGTTCGGTTATCTACCCCACCATGGTGATGCCCATCGATGCCGGGCGGCCTATCTCGATCAAGGCCATAGACGCGGCCTTGGCTCAGGAGCGAGTCATCCTGATTGTGAGCCAGCGCGACAAGGACCTCGAGACCCCCGGCCCGCAGGACCTTTACGAGGTCGGCACGGCCTGCAACATCCTCAGAATGCGCAAGAATCCTGACGGCTCGGTGCAGATGCTGGTGCAAGCGTTTGCCCGGGCCAGGCTGACCCAGGTGGTGCAACAAGACGGTTACTTGCTGGCCCAGGCCGAGATCATCCCCGAGAGCGTGGGGAACGCCATCGAGGTCAAAGCCCTCTTCCGCGAGGTGCGCGAGAAGTTTCAAGCGGTGCTCAAGGAGGGGCGCTACCTGAGCCCCGAGGTGACCCAGTTCGTGCTAAACCTGGAGGACCCCTCGCAGCTGGCCGACTACATCGCTTTCCACATGGATTTCCGCCTAGAGGATAAACAGAAGATCCTCGAGACCGCCTCTGCTTCCGAGCGGCTCAAGCAGGTGCTGGTGTTGCTGGATGCCGAACTCGAGCTCATCGAGACGCAAAAGCGCATCCAGCAGCAGGTCAAAGAGGAAATTGACAAGAACCAGCGCGAGTACTTCCTGCGCGAGCAGATGAAGGCCATCCAGAAAGAACTGCACGGCGAGGAGGGGGAAGAGGAGGTGGAGGAGTACCGCGAGCGGATTGCCGCGCTCTCTCTTCCTGAGGCAGTCAAGGGTGAGGTTGAGCGCGAACTCAACCGCTTTGCCCGGATGCACCCCGACTCCGCCGAGGCCAGCGTGATTCGCACCTACCTGGATTGGATTGTCAACCTCCCCTGGAATACCCGCACCGAGGACCACGTAGATCTCAAACAGGCCAAGGAGATCCTCGAGGAGGACCACTATGGCCTGGAGAAGGTCAAGGACCGGGTCTTGGAGTACCTGGCGGTGAGGAAGCTCAAGCTCGAGCGGGCCAAGCGGGGGGAGATCCCCGAGGAGGAAGTAGCCAAAGGCCCCATCCTGCTCTTCGTGGGACCCCCCGGCGTGGGCAAGACTTCCATCGCTAAAAGCATCGCCAAGAGCCTGGGCCGCAAGTACGTGCGGATTAGCCTGGGCGGCGTGCGCGACGAGTCCGACATCCGCGGCCATCGCCGCACCTATATCGGGGCCATGCCGGGCCGGATCATTCAGGCTTTGCGCCAGGCCGGGAGCAAGAACCCGGTGCTGCTCCTCGACGAGGTGGATAAGCTGGGAGTTAGCTACCAGGGCGACCCGGCATCAGCCTTGCTCGAGCTATTGGATCCGGCCCAGAACAAGGAGTTCACCGACCACTACCTGGGCGTGCCCTTCGACATGAGCGAGACGCTTTTCATCTGTACCGCCAACTTCCCTGAGAATATCCCCGGTCCCTTGATGGACCGTATGGAGCTGATCGAGTTCACCAGCTACATCGAGCAGGAGAAGCTGGAGATTGCCAAGCGCTATTTGTTGCCGCGCCAGATGCTGGAGAACGGACTCAAGGAAAACCAAGTGGTCATTACCGAAGCTGCGCTCTCGCGGCTGATCACCCACTACACCCGCGAGGCCGGGGTGAGGAACCTCGAGCGCGAGATTGGCAGCCTGTTGCGTAAGGCCGCGCGCACCATCCTCGAGACCGGCAAGAAACGGGTGCGCATCACCGAGGGCGACCTCGAGAAATACCTGGGCCCGGCCCGCTTTATGCCCGAATCCGAGGCCCGCGAGCCGCAGGTGGGCGTGGCGACCGGGATGTACTACTCGCCCGTGGGCGGCGACATCATGTTCATCGAGGCTACGGTTATGCCTGGCAAGGGCAACCTGGTCCTCACGGGCCAGCTAGGCGACGTGATGAAAGAATCCGCCCGGGCTGCGCTTACCTATGCCAAGAAGAATGCCCAGCGCTTTGGCATTCCGCTCGAGCGCTTTGACAACTCGGACATCCACATCCACGTTCCAGCGGGTGCCGTGCCCAAAGAAGGCCCTTCGGCGGGGATCGCCATCACCACTGCCTTAGTTTCAGCCCTGGCCGATGTGCCGGTGCGCCACGACGTGGCCATGACCGGCGAGATCACCCTCACCGGGCGGGTCTTGCCCATCGGCGGGGTCAAGGAGAAGGTACTGGGGGCCCGTCGAGCCGGGATCCGACAGGTGATCTTGCCCAAGCAGAACCAGTCGGACCTCATAGACGTTCCGGCCTATCTGCGCCAGAACCTTACCTTCCACTTTGCCGAGAACCTCGACCAAGCCCTCGATTGGGCCTTGGTGGGTGGGTTGAAGGGGCTCGAGGCGAGAAGTGCCCCCAAACCCGGCAAGCCTAAGGTGAGCCGCAAACCCAAGACTCCCCCTGCGGCGCGCGCGTGA
- a CDS encoding GNAT family N-acetyltransferase codes for MEVFPRLESPRLFLREIREEDAWALYRIYTDPQVVRYHNLERLVGFEAALSFAAWMHSLYPERLGLRWGIEVRGSHDLIGTIGYEYLDARQHGAELSYDLLPAHWGQGLMQEAVKAVLEYVRERTSLLYLEANTVLENQASARVLEKAGFVPQGEPYARGLPGGATYRVQRYRLEVDVR; via the coding sequence GTGGAAGTCTTCCCCCGCCTGGAGTCCCCCCGGCTCTTCTTGCGGGAGATCCGCGAGGAGGATGCTTGGGCCCTCTACCGTATTTACACCGACCCCCAGGTGGTGCGCTACCACAACCTCGAGCGCTTGGTGGGTTTTGAGGCAGCGCTCAGCTTTGCGGCTTGGATGCACAGCCTATATCCTGAAAGGCTGGGGTTGCGCTGGGGGATCGAAGTGCGGGGATCGCACGACCTCATCGGCACCATCGGCTACGAGTACCTCGATGCCCGCCAGCACGGGGCCGAACTCAGCTACGACCTGCTCCCGGCGCATTGGGGTCAAGGGCTTATGCAGGAGGCCGTGAAGGCGGTGCTCGAGTATGTCCGGGAGCGAACTTCCCTGCTCTATCTGGAAGCCAACACGGTTCTGGAGAACCAGGCCTCGGCACGGGTGCTTGAGAAGGCCGGGTTCGTCCCCCAAGGAGAACCCTACGCCCGGGGGTTGCCCGGTGGGGCCACCTACCGGGTGCAGCGGTATCGGCTCGAGGTAGACGTTCGCTGA
- a CDS encoding DUF1517 domain-containing protein, which produces MLLALLGPALLVVGFAQRSGGGAGGRGGFRTPSVPRVNPSPAPSFPLPTPSRPYSTPPVYPVYPAPPVYVTPGIGSGGIGMASIITILVLGLIAYSVMRGLSSAARGGGGLLGAGAPEAEVARLRLALLYSPELQRALRRLAEEADTETPQGLADLVDNAAALLLREQSSWKFGSYENWRGSLEQAEGQFDRWMTEDRSSYVETYRKFEGKVETHEAEYTPRLEPDKRYLLVSLLLAHRGPLPEVPKPLRAAGARQALLALSSSTPLTTLAAYLSWTPEVEGEALNEQDLLTGWPGLELL; this is translated from the coding sequence ATGCTGTTGGCCTTGCTGGGACCGGCGCTTCTGGTCGTCGGGTTCGCCCAGCGCTCGGGCGGCGGAGCGGGTGGACGCGGGGGTTTCCGCACCCCCTCAGTGCCGCGCGTGAACCCCTCCCCGGCCCCTTCCTTCCCGCTGCCCACCCCCAGCCGCCCCTATAGCACCCCGCCGGTATACCCGGTCTACCCGGCCCCACCGGTTTACGTGACCCCAGGTATAGGGAGCGGGGGCATTGGCATGGCCTCAATCATCACTATCCTGGTACTGGGCCTAATCGCCTATTCGGTGATGCGGGGCCTGAGCAGCGCGGCCAGGGGTGGTGGGGGTTTGCTGGGAGCAGGGGCGCCGGAGGCCGAGGTGGCCCGGCTGCGGCTGGCCCTCCTCTACTCTCCCGAGCTTCAGCGGGCTTTGCGCCGTCTAGCCGAAGAGGCCGATACCGAGACCCCCCAAGGGCTGGCCGACTTGGTGGACAATGCCGCAGCCCTCCTCTTACGCGAGCAGAGCAGCTGGAAGTTCGGCAGCTACGAGAACTGGCGCGGCAGCCTCGAGCAGGCCGAGGGTCAGTTCGACCGCTGGATGACCGAGGACCGCAGCAGCTATGTCGAGACCTACCGCAAGTTTGAGGGCAAGGTGGAGACCCATGAAGCCGAGTACACCCCCCGCCTCGAGCCCGACAAGCGTTACCTGCTGGTCTCCTTACTCCTGGCCCACCGCGGTCCGCTACCCGAAGTGCCCAAGCCACTCCGCGCCGCCGGGGCCCGACAGGCCTTGCTCGCACTCTCCTCCTCCACCCCCCTCACCACGCTTGCGGCTTATCTCTCCTGGACGCCGGAGGTTGAAGGCGAAGCCCTCAACGAGCAAGATCTGCTCACCGGCTGGCCGGGGCTCGAGCTGTTGTGA
- a CDS encoding sulfite exporter TauE/SafE family protein: MILAWIGAVFIGLALGLLGSGGSILTVPVLVYLVGEPDKLAVAESLAIVGIIALVGSLPYALRALVDWKSVVVFGIPGVVGTYAGAWLSQFVSGGVQLGLFAVVMLLAAFIMARPKGLHVPRRSGAIWKTGLEGMAVGAIAGLVGVGGGFLIVPALVLLGGLPMHLAVGTSLLVIALNSAGGFYKYLHLLPALGLTVHWDLVLLFSALGIGGSFLGGRIGVRIPQDVLRRGFAGFLVLMGLYIFWQSLPKLL, encoded by the coding sequence ATGATCCTGGCCTGGATCGGAGCCGTCTTTATCGGGCTGGCCCTCGGGCTGTTGGGCTCCGGGGGCTCGATCCTTACCGTGCCGGTCCTGGTTTACCTAGTGGGCGAGCCCGACAAGCTGGCCGTTGCCGAATCCCTGGCCATTGTGGGGATAATTGCGCTGGTGGGATCCCTCCCCTATGCCCTACGTGCTTTGGTGGACTGGAAGAGCGTGGTGGTGTTTGGTATCCCCGGCGTGGTCGGCACCTACGCCGGGGCCTGGCTTTCGCAATTCGTAAGCGGAGGGGTGCAACTGGGCTTATTCGCCGTGGTGATGCTCCTGGCGGCGTTTATAATGGCTCGCCCTAAAGGACTCCACGTCCCCCGTAGGTCGGGAGCCATCTGGAAGACCGGGCTCGAGGGGATGGCGGTGGGGGCTATTGCTGGGCTAGTAGGGGTAGGTGGCGGTTTCCTCATCGTTCCGGCGCTGGTGTTGTTGGGGGGCTTACCCATGCACCTGGCGGTAGGAACTAGCCTGCTCGTCATTGCGCTCAACTCGGCAGGTGGTTTTTACAAGTATCTGCACCTGCTTCCCGCGCTGGGTCTGACGGTGCATTGGGATTTGGTCCTCTTGTTCAGTGCTCTGGGGATCGGCGGGAGCTTCCTGGGTGGGCGGATCGGGGTCCGCATCCCACAGGATGTGCTGCGCCGGGGTTTCGCCGGATTTCTGGTGTTGATGGGGCTTTACATTTTTTGGCAGAGTCTTCCCAAGCTTTTGTAA
- a CDS encoding polyphosphate kinase 2 family protein: MAKTIGATLNLQDIDPRSTPGFNGDKEKALALLEKLTARLDELQEQLYAEHQHRVLVILQGMDTSGKDGTIRHVFKNVDPLGVRVVAFKAPTPPELERDYLWRVHQHVPANGELVIFNRSHYEDVLVARVHNLVPPAIWSRRYDHINAFEKMLVDEGTTVLKFFLHISKEEQKKRLLERLVEADKHWKFDPQDLVERGYWEDYMEAYQDVLDKTHTQYAPWHVIPADRKWYRNLQVSRLLVEALEGLRMKYPRPKLNIPRLKSELEKM; encoded by the coding sequence ATGGCGAAGACGATAGGAGCAACCCTAAATCTCCAGGATATCGACCCCCGCAGCACCCCCGGCTTCAATGGGGATAAGGAAAAGGCCCTGGCCCTCCTCGAGAAGCTCACCGCCCGCCTGGACGAACTTCAAGAGCAGCTTTACGCCGAACACCAGCACCGGGTGTTGGTGATCTTGCAGGGGATGGATACCTCTGGCAAGGACGGCACCATCCGCCACGTGTTCAAAAACGTCGACCCGTTGGGGGTACGGGTGGTAGCGTTCAAAGCTCCTACCCCGCCTGAGCTGGAGCGCGATTACCTGTGGCGGGTGCACCAACACGTCCCGGCCAATGGCGAGCTGGTGATCTTCAACCGCAGCCACTACGAGGACGTGCTGGTAGCGCGGGTGCATAACCTGGTTCCCCCCGCAATTTGGTCGCGGCGCTACGACCACATCAATGCCTTCGAGAAGATGCTGGTGGACGAGGGAACTACCGTGCTCAAATTTTTTTTGCACATCAGCAAGGAAGAACAGAAAAAGCGCCTCCTTGAGCGGCTCGTGGAGGCTGACAAGCACTGGAAGTTCGACCCCCAAGACCTGGTGGAGCGGGGTTACTGGGAAGACTACATGGAAGCCTACCAGGACGTACTGGACAAGACTCACACCCAATACGCCCCCTGGCACGTGATTCCCGCTGACCGCAAGTGGTACCGCAACCTGCAAGTCTCCCGGCTTCTGGTCGAGGCATTAGAGGGCTTAAGGATGAAGTATCCTCGGCCCAAGCTGAATATTCCTAGGCTTAAGAGCGAACTCGAGAAGATGTGA
- a CDS encoding HD domain-containing phosphohydrolase, whose translation MNASWEALRGRIGERFYHLATRWFENSPPGWPEVLPQLLEAIPGVQGASLLLREGEGYSLVAQVGYDNALLGTWESMADSLRWYGGGLEGWQNGEMRRRDGPGSAATFEGGVRYMQYSSWAKIQESLIVPLAFEGEVWGFLNLDTFAAEGFPLGLEILCQDLAAQICLLVASWRQQSAARRRQALLEAVADGQGVLRQVHGTQALYDAALSALLEHTRAQSGWILRESPEGFEVVSQRGREGNPPEGGGDFLIPLPEHAHPPTLYLSLKDHEETFSPEEQVFTRALAEALGVALEREGALAEAQERAATLRSLAELSALLESLTDPEAIARKGLEVALGFTGFELGGYFLSVHNRVRKQFLVGEYPEAFERLYQGRQQKVGEGLVGASLAQGQLLFVPDYSSSHYALEEFARSGLLSALAAPVGQSAAIALGSLRRRVELTPETQALVAFLVRRVEWALERLKHLKQIQRTRDSAFRALGLVLEYRDYETKGHTDRVVALSGRFGLALGLAEEDLEALRWGAYVHDIGKVAIPDAVLLKPGSLSEAEWDIIRRHPLIGHEILSGLPELPAGTLQVVRYHHERWDGGGYPDGLAGEAIPLLARIFALVDVYDALMSPRPYKVAWSRRKARAEIRNQAARQFDPELAEVFLKL comes from the coding sequence TTGAATGCTTCTTGGGAAGCGCTGCGAGGCCGGATAGGAGAGAGGTTTTATCATCTGGCTACCCGCTGGTTCGAGAATTCCCCTCCGGGTTGGCCGGAGGTATTGCCCCAACTCCTGGAGGCCATACCTGGAGTGCAGGGAGCTAGCCTTTTGCTGCGCGAGGGAGAGGGATACTCGCTGGTGGCCCAGGTGGGCTATGATAACGCCCTTTTGGGAACCTGGGAGAGCATGGCCGATAGCCTGCGCTGGTACGGGGGAGGCCTCGAGGGTTGGCAAAATGGCGAGATGCGCCGCCGTGATGGGCCGGGGTCGGCCGCGACTTTCGAGGGCGGTGTCCGTTATATGCAGTACAGCTCCTGGGCAAAGATCCAGGAGAGCCTAATCGTGCCTTTGGCCTTCGAAGGCGAGGTCTGGGGTTTTCTCAACCTCGATACTTTCGCAGCTGAGGGGTTCCCCTTGGGGCTCGAGATCCTCTGCCAAGACCTGGCAGCACAGATATGCTTGTTGGTAGCTTCCTGGCGGCAGCAAAGTGCTGCCAGGCGGCGTCAGGCCCTTCTAGAAGCGGTGGCCGACGGACAGGGGGTATTGCGCCAGGTGCATGGGACCCAGGCTTTGTACGACGCGGCCCTCTCGGCCTTGCTCGAGCACACCCGGGCCCAGAGTGGCTGGATCCTGCGGGAGAGCCCGGAAGGCTTCGAGGTGGTGAGCCAGCGCGGGCGCGAGGGGAACCCGCCTGAGGGAGGTGGGGATTTTCTGATCCCGCTGCCAGAGCACGCGCATCCCCCTACCCTCTACCTGAGCCTCAAGGACCACGAGGAGACCTTTAGCCCCGAGGAACAGGTTTTCACCCGCGCTCTGGCCGAGGCCCTGGGGGTAGCGTTGGAGCGCGAAGGGGCTTTGGCCGAGGCCCAGGAGCGGGCCGCCACCTTGCGCAGCCTAGCCGAGCTATCGGCCTTGCTAGAAAGCCTCACCGACCCTGAGGCCATCGCCCGGAAAGGGCTCGAGGTGGCTTTGGGCTTCACCGGCTTCGAGCTGGGCGGCTACTTCTTGAGCGTCCACAACCGGGTACGCAAACAGTTTTTGGTGGGCGAGTACCCCGAGGCCTTCGAGCGGCTCTATCAGGGGCGGCAGCAGAAAGTAGGTGAGGGCCTGGTCGGGGCCTCGCTGGCCCAAGGGCAGCTTTTATTCGTTCCTGACTACTCCTCGAGCCACTACGCGCTCGAGGAGTTTGCTCGTAGCGGCTTGCTGAGCGCCCTGGCGGCTCCTGTGGGGCAGAGTGCGGCCATAGCGCTGGGCAGCCTACGGCGGCGGGTCGAGCTGACCCCCGAGACCCAGGCCCTGGTGGCTTTTTTGGTCAGACGCGTGGAGTGGGCCTTGGAGCGGCTGAAGCACCTCAAGCAGATTCAGCGCACCCGCGACTCGGCTTTTCGTGCGCTGGGATTAGTGCTCGAGTACCGCGATTACGAGACCAAGGGGCACACCGATCGGGTGGTAGCCCTCAGCGGGCGGTTCGGCCTGGCCTTGGGGCTTGCTGAGGAGGATCTGGAAGCTCTGCGCTGGGGGGCTTATGTGCACGATATCGGCAAGGTTGCTATCCCCGATGCGGTGTTGCTTAAGCCCGGCTCGCTAAGTGAAGCCGAATGGGACATCATCCGCCGCCACCCGTTGATCGGCCATGAGATACTCTCTGGGTTGCCTGAGTTGCCCGCCGGAACCCTCCAGGTAGTGCGCTACCACCACGAGCGCTGGGATGGAGGGGGCTACCCTGACGGCCTGGCCGGGGAGGCAATTCCGCTGCTAGCCCGTATCTTCGCCTTGGTAGACGTCTACGATGCGCTGATGAGCCCACGCCCGTACAAGGTGGCCTGGAGCCGTCGCAAGGCCCGAGCCGAGATCCGTAACCAGGCCGCTCGGCAATTTGACCCGGAACTGGCCGAGGTATTTTTGAAGCTCTAA